The DNA segment GTCAGGGTGCTTTTCACAGACCATATCCATGTGACCCTGCAGCACAATCGCCGGTGCAGCTTCACTGCCGGGGGCTGCTGGCACGTAGATAACCAGATTGCCAAAACCATCAACGGCGGTTTTCCATGATCTCTGGTCGGCATACGCAATCAACCAGTCGCGAATACGTGCTTCATCCTTGGAGGCTCGGGGTATCCGGGATATGCGGTGAAAGATTTCCAGTGTGTTGTGGGTAAGTGATTCCGGGTTATAGTTCTGTTTCTGCATGCCTGCAGTGTAGCAGGATGCAGAGATTATGAGTAGTCAGCGATTACTTGCCCCGGAGACGATTCGAACGTCCGACCTAGTGCTTAGGAGGCACTCGCTCTATCCTGCTGAGCTACCGGAGCTGATTGCAGAAAGACTACCAATATGGCGTAAGGTTGTCAAACCACTGCACCGATTGACATTGCATCGCCAGCTTCGTACTGTTAGTGAATGAATCTGGTAGAACTGCTCACACCGGATCGTGTATGCCTGAACCTGCCTGGGAACAACAAACAGGAGATCATCCAGTCGTTGCTGGATCTGGCATGTGCCACCGGAAAGGTTTCTGACAAGGACGCTGCGCTGCACAGTGTTTTACAGCGTGAATCCCGTATGTCTACCGGGATGGAGTTCGGGGTAGCAATCCCGCACGGAAAAACAGATGCGGTAGCCGAGCTGCTGGCATTCCTGGCGCTCAAGCCGGAAGGGGTGGATTTTGATGCCCTGGACGGCAGCCGGTCCCGGATATTCCTGTTTACCCTGAGCCCCCTGGCTCGCAAGGGACCTCATGTGCAATTCCTGACGGATGTCAGCCGGCTGCTGACCCGCGCCGAACTGCGTGAGCAGCTGCTGACTGCCGAAACCCCGCAGCAGGCGGTGGATATTCTGCTCTCAGGGCTCCCTCGCTGAGGATTCGTATCGTACCGTATTGCGTCCAGCTGACTTGGCCTGATACAAGGCGGTGTCGGCCTGCTCCAGCACCTCGGATGGTTCTGCTGCGTAGGGAGGAATGCCGGCTACGCCGATCGATACCCTGATCCGGATATCTCCAGCCTTGGGGTCATGATAGGGGCTGCCGGCGATCTTCTCCCGCAGGGCGTCCATCCTGGACACTGCGGTGGCAGCTTCAATCCCGGGCATGACCAGCACAAACTCCTCACCGCCAAAGCGGAATATCAGGTCGCTGCGGCGCAGGGTTGTCCGCAGCAGATCGGCAAGGAATATCAGGATCCGGTCGCCCGCGGCATGCCCGTAGGTGTCATTCACCTGTTTGAAGTGATCAATGTCCAGCATCGCCAGGCTGAGCGAATAGCCCGAACGCTCTGCCAGGGCAAACTCACGCTCGATGGCCTCGTTCCAGAACCGTCGGTTATACAACTCGGTCAGCTCGTCGCGGATAGCCTGCTCCCGCAGCTGGTTTTGCAGCTGTTTTACCGTCTCCAGCCGCTGCTCGGCGCTGGAGACGGCCTCCTGCAGCCGGTGCTGGTCATGGATATGAACGCTGATATCCCGAAACACAACAGCGTAGACATTGCGATTGCTGCTGCGCATTCGCGAGATGCTGGCCTCGATCCAGCGCTCCTCCTGATTGATTACGGCTGCAAAACTGTGATTGATATGTCCGGCAGACATACCGGAGACCAGGTTATCCCACACGGGAAGAACCTGCTGGACCCGGAGATCGGACATATCGGTGAGGCTAAATGTCCGGCGAAAGCTGCGGTTGGCATCAATTATTTCTCCGTTGGACAGTGCAGTGACGATGGGATCGCGCAGGGTCTCGAACACCCAGCCCCGGGTTACCGGCACCAGCTCCCCGGTACCGTAGCGGCGGAATGCCAGAAAGAGCGCTGCCGCGGTTATGATCAGGCCGATTACCGTAAAGTCATGGGATACCTGCGTACTCTGGTGGGTCAGATAGATCAGGTTGGCGGTAATCGGCACGGCCCCGGCCGCCAGCATGATTCCTGCCTGTTTCCGGATCTCGCCGGGGCCTCGGCTCACCGCGTATATCAGCAGCATGGTACAGCCCAGCAGCAGCAGATACATGTAGCCGATATGTATCGGATACCATATCCCCGGTTCGAACCGGGCCAGCCCCACTGCGGACACCGAGGGATTCTCCCACAGGAGTTCATGCAGGGGGTTGGTGATGGCAATAAGCACGGTCGCAACCGGAATCATGGTCAGCAGGGGCAGGATCCATGCCGGCATGTGGCGGTAATGGAAAGCCAGCCCGTAAGCGATACTCAGCAGTCCGAGGACGCTGATCTGTATCCCCGAGTAGGCGATCGCTGCCCAGAGAAATGTACCCTCCGCAGTCGGGGTTATCAGTTCAAACCCCTGAAACACCGACCACCATGCCAGTGCAAACGCCGTAATCGCCAGATTTCGCGACAGCGGCGAGGTGCGGTGGGTCAGCGAGGCGGTGGCGATATACCCGCTGATGAGTGCGCCGGCCCCATGCAGGGCAGCAAATATAAAAAGTACACTGGACATACCAGCTATAGAGTAGCTACAGCGGTCCAAAAGGGCAACCCTGGGGTGTGGCTACCCGGCGCAACGGCTGTGGCGGTTGTATCGGCTCTGTGGCGGTCGATCTACCAGTTGACGGCCTCGGCAGGAATGTCGTCTGCCGGCAGCAATCCCTTGTCGCGCAGGAACAGAGTAAAGACATCCAGCAGGATCAGGTCTACCTTGGGCTGGTCAGCAACAAAGGCGGTGTACAGGGTTTCCAGCGCGTCTTTCGGCTCCATGGGTGCCCGGTAGCGCCGATTGGGATCGGTCAGCGAGTCGTAGATGTCGACTATCTCCAGCATCTTGGCGGGGAAATAGGCGGGGGCCTGCAGTTTGCGAATCTCTTCCTTGTCGTAGGTTATAAGAAACGGGAACTTGCGCGGTTTTACCTGGGGATGCTGCTGATACAGCTGCTGCAGCAGTCGCCGAAAAATACCATAGCCGTCATTCGAACCATAGTATTCGTGGTGATACCCGGTAATCATGGAGACGGTATCCGAGTAACCGGTCTTGTTACGCAGCGCGGTATAGCCTACCTCTACATGACGTACTACCTTGGCTCGATCATAGCCATCCTCGCCTTCGTGATACTCGATGTCTTCAACCTTGCCGATGTCGTGCACCAGAAACCCGATGGCATACTGATTGATCTCCGATTCCTGCAGGGCACGCATCCCCCCCTGAAAAACCCGCTCCAGGGTCAGGTGATCCTCATGCAGGTGCGACAGCAGCGGGGTGTAGAATGGCTTGTAGCGGGATGTAAACCGGATCCGGATCTTGCCGACCAGATCCGATGTCAGGATCTCACGATTGTAGTACAGCATAAAGGCATACCCGAGCAGAAAAACCCGGGTCATGTGCTGGATTACTGTGCCGTTCGATTTGTCAGCCACCTGATCAAGCAGATCCTGATGGCACAGGTTGCCGTCGACCAGCAAGGCGGTGGTGTCGATCATCCGGTTGGTTGCCTCCACCATCTGATCGGTGTAGCGTCGGGCTTCCTCGTTGCTCATCTTGAGAGCCTCGAGGATGGTTGAGCGGTTGCTCAGTGCCCCATCGGCACCGACGTTGATCAATGCCTGGTGGGTCTCCTGCTGCTGGCGATCGGGGTTGCGTGCCAGGTGCTGGATGGTGGTGGTATGGGTATCCAGCAGGTCGACCCGTTCGGGCAGGGTCATGGCCTGTATGCGCTGCCAGGTCTCGTCAAAATTGGGGGCCGCAGCCAGGGTTCCCGGGCGTTTTTCCGTCGCCGCCGGTGCGGATGTGGTGTCTGGTTCATCGCTGCAGACGCATCCTTCTGCCGCAGAGGATGCACCGGGTTTGCCTTTGGGTTGTACCCGCTCCAGGAGTTCCCGAGCACAGGGTTCGGCAACCAGAAAACGATAGGGCGACCGCGGGTTCTTGTAGAAATTGGGGTTGTTTCGGTGCAGTGAGCGTACCGGCATGGAGCGCTGCTTGCCGGATACCGCGTGCTCGGCAGTTACGGTATAACCTTCGTTGATCATTATCCTGAGAATGCGCGGATCTTTTGCTGCCAGTTCATCCAACGGGATCATATACCTTACCTGATGAGATTATTTTGACGAATTGCTCGAGAAATTGCAAATATGGCTGGAGGTTTCTTAAAGAAAACGGCAGGGTTGGCGGATATGGCAGAGAGGAATTACACTGTAGACAAGGAGCGTGTCATGCTGTGTGCACAGGAACTGCAGCATAACAGCGAGGGTTCAGTCACCTGTCTGGCGTGTCAGCATCGCTGTCGAATAGCTGATGGTGCTGTCGGGATCTGCGGTGTGCGCGAAAATCGCGAGGGCCAGCTGGTTTCCCTGATGTACGGGCATCCGGCGGCGCAGCACCTGGACCCTATAGAGAAAAAACCGCTCTACCATGTGCTGCCGGGCACCCGTGTGCTGTCGGCAGGCACCCTGGGATGCAACATGAGCTGCCGCTGGTGCCAGAACTGCAGTATTGCCGCCCCGCCGCGGGGGGCAATAGCGCGCATGCAGCAGCAGCCGACCGTTTCCCCGCAGGAGCTGGTTGAACAGGCCTGCCGGAGCCAGGCCGCTGGCATCGCCTTTACCTATAACGAACCCACCGTCTGGATAGAGTACGCCCGCCATACCGCAGAGCTTGCCCGGCAGCGCGGGCTGGCGGGGTTGTGGGTGAGCAACGGCTATCTTACCCCCCAGGCATGGGACTATCTTTCGCCACACCTGACAGCAGCGAATATCGACCTCAAGGCATTCAGCGACCGTACCTGCCGGCGCTATTCCGGCAGCAGTCTCCAGCCGGTACTGGACTCGATTGTGCATCTGCACCGCCAGACCGAAGTCTGGGTGGAGGTTACCATGCTGATTATTCCCGGGGTAAACGACGATCCCCACGAGCTGCAGGCAGCCTTCGAATTTCTGGTCGGGCTTTCACCGCAGATACCGCTGCATCTGTCGGGGTTTCATCCGGCGCACCGTATGCAGGAACATCCGGCTACCAGCCGGATACAGCTGCTGCAGCTCGCCAGTCAGGCCAGACAGGCCGGCATACAGTTCGTGTATCTCGGGAATACCGGTGACACAATGGACATTTCCTGC comes from the Spirochaeta africana DSM 8902 genome and includes:
- a CDS encoding PTS sugar transporter subunit IIA is translated as MNLVELLTPDRVCLNLPGNNKQEIIQSLLDLACATGKVSDKDAALHSVLQRESRMSTGMEFGVAIPHGKTDAVAELLAFLALKPEGVDFDALDGSRSRIFLFTLSPLARKGPHVQFLTDVSRLLTRAELREQLLTAETPQQAVDILLSGLPR
- a CDS encoding diguanylate cyclase gives rise to the protein MSSVLFIFAALHGAGALISGYIATASLTHRTSPLSRNLAITAFALAWWSVFQGFELITPTAEGTFLWAAIAYSGIQISVLGLLSIAYGLAFHYRHMPAWILPLLTMIPVATVLIAITNPLHELLWENPSVSAVGLARFEPGIWYPIHIGYMYLLLLGCTMLLIYAVSRGPGEIRKQAGIMLAAGAVPITANLIYLTHQSTQVSHDFTVIGLIITAAALFLAFRRYGTGELVPVTRGWVFETLRDPIVTALSNGEIIDANRSFRRTFSLTDMSDLRVQQVLPVWDNLVSGMSAGHINHSFAAVINQEERWIEASISRMRSSNRNVYAVVFRDISVHIHDQHRLQEAVSSAEQRLETVKQLQNQLREQAIRDELTELYNRRFWNEAIEREFALAERSGYSLSLAMLDIDHFKQVNDTYGHAAGDRILIFLADLLRTTLRRSDLIFRFGGEEFVLVMPGIEAATAVSRMDALREKIAGSPYHDPKAGDIRIRVSIGVAGIPPYAAEPSEVLEQADTALYQAKSAGRNTVRYESSAREP
- a CDS encoding metal-dependent phosphohydrolase, which gives rise to MINEGYTVTAEHAVSGKQRSMPVRSLHRNNPNFYKNPRSPYRFLVAEPCARELLERVQPKGKPGASSAAEGCVCSDEPDTTSAPAATEKRPGTLAAAPNFDETWQRIQAMTLPERVDLLDTHTTTIQHLARNPDRQQQETHQALINVGADGALSNRSTILEALKMSNEEARRYTDQMVEATNRMIDTTALLVDGNLCHQDLLDQVADKSNGTVIQHMTRVFLLGYAFMLYYNREILTSDLVGKIRIRFTSRYKPFYTPLLSHLHEDHLTLERVFQGGMRALQESEINQYAIGFLVHDIGKVEDIEYHEGEDGYDRAKVVRHVEVGYTALRNKTGYSDTVSMITGYHHEYYGSNDGYGIFRRLLQQLYQQHPQVKPRKFPFLITYDKEEIRKLQAPAYFPAKMLEIVDIYDSLTDPNRRYRAPMEPKDALETLYTAFVADQPKVDLILLDVFTLFLRDKGLLPADDIPAEAVNW
- the amrS gene encoding AmmeMemoRadiSam system radical SAM enzyme produces the protein MAERNYTVDKERVMLCAQELQHNSEGSVTCLACQHRCRIADGAVGICGVRENREGQLVSLMYGHPAAQHLDPIEKKPLYHVLPGTRVLSAGTLGCNMSCRWCQNCSIAAPPRGAIARMQQQPTVSPQELVEQACRSQAAGIAFTYNEPTVWIEYARHTAELARQRGLAGLWVSNGYLTPQAWDYLSPHLTAANIDLKAFSDRTCRRYSGSSLQPVLDSIVHLHRQTEVWVEVTMLIIPGVNDDPHELQAAFEFLVGLSPQIPLHLSGFHPAHRMQEHPATSRIQLLQLASQARQAGIQFVYLGNTGDTMDISCPSCGHTAIQRNEYPTDGSCRACGSPLPGVWEVRQ